In the genome of Pediococcus claussenii ATCC BAA-344, one region contains:
- the accA gene encoding carboxyltransferase subunit alpha: MLKKTAYETVVAARDANKIDTQVLINDLFSDFMELHGDRSGKDDPAIISGVAKLGNIPVTVIGTQKGRNMNENVSRHFGCVEPEGYRKALRLMKQSEKFNRPIITLVNTPGAYPGVEAEYHGQGSAIAQCIMEGMRLRVPYLSVIFGEGGSGGALALATGDEVWMFENSIYSILSPEGYASIMWKDAKKVKEASEELGLTPEDLLENGTIDRIVDEVVDQKSADALQKSLLKKVMELKAMTPEDLVLKREQRFRKF; the protein is encoded by the coding sequence ATGTTGAAAAAAACTGCATATGAGACCGTAGTTGCGGCACGGGATGCAAATAAAATTGACACACAGGTACTAATCAATGACCTGTTTAGTGATTTTATGGAATTGCATGGTGATCGTTCAGGAAAGGATGATCCGGCAATTATTAGTGGAGTGGCCAAATTGGGTAATATTCCGGTAACTGTAATTGGTACCCAAAAAGGACGTAATATGAATGAAAATGTTTCACGTCATTTTGGTTGTGTTGAACCAGAAGGGTATCGAAAAGCATTACGCTTGATGAAGCAAAGTGAGAAGTTTAATCGTCCGATTATAACTTTGGTAAATACACCAGGAGCATATCCGGGTGTAGAGGCTGAATATCATGGACAGGGTTCCGCAATTGCCCAATGTATTATGGAGGGAATGCGATTACGGGTTCCGTATTTAAGTGTAATATTTGGAGAAGGCGGAAGCGGTGGTGCGTTAGCGCTAGCAACTGGGGATGAAGTATGGATGTTTGAAAACAGCATTTATTCAATCCTTTCGCCGGAAGGCTACGCAAGTATTATGTGGAAAGATGCTAAAAAAGTGAAAGAAGCATCAGAAGAATTAGGTTTAACACCGGAAGATTTATTGGAAAATGGAACAATAGATCGAATTGTGGACGAAGTGGTAGACCAAAAGTCAGCAGATGCATTACAGAAAAGCTTACTTAAAAAAGTAATGGAATTAAAGGCAATGACGCCAGAAGATTTAGTGTTGAAAAGGGAACAGAGATTTAGAAAGTTCTAA
- the fabI gene encoding enoyl-ACP reductase FabI, whose translation MGTLLENKKIIVMGVANKNSIAWGCVEALQEQGAKVILTYQNDRLHRSLEKLVGDDVPLVECDVSEDENVEKAFQQIERDFGKIDGIIHAIAFADKETLEGGVLNTKKEGYNLAQDVSAYSLISVSRYGSQIMAEKGSIVTMTYFGSERAVPNYNMMGIAKAALEANVRYLASDLGERKIRVNAISAGAVKTLAVTGIKHHRDLLKESQSRTVDGESVSTEEIGNTAAFLLSDMSTGITGDIIYVDKGVHLI comes from the coding sequence ATGGGTACTTTACTTGAAAATAAGAAAATAATTGTCATGGGTGTAGCTAATAAGAATAGTATTGCCTGGGGGTGTGTTGAGGCACTTCAGGAACAAGGCGCTAAAGTTATTCTTACATATCAAAACGATCGCTTACATCGTAGCTTAGAAAAATTGGTAGGGGATGATGTTCCCCTTGTTGAGTGTGATGTTTCAGAAGATGAAAACGTTGAGAAAGCATTTCAACAAATCGAACGTGATTTTGGCAAGATTGATGGAATTATTCATGCTATCGCATTTGCAGACAAAGAGACTCTTGAAGGTGGAGTTTTGAACACCAAAAAAGAAGGATATAACCTTGCCCAAGATGTATCTGCCTATTCTCTTATCTCAGTATCCCGTTACGGATCTCAAATTATGGCCGAAAAAGGCAGCATCGTAACTATGACCTATTTCGGATCAGAACGTGCTGTGCCTAACTATAATATGATGGGTATTGCTAAGGCTGCTTTGGAAGCGAATGTTCGTTACCTTGCATCAGATTTAGGTGAACGTAAAATTCGTGTTAACGCCATTTCAGCTGGGGCAGTTAAAACGCTGGCAGTTACTGGAATCAAACATCACCGTGATTTATTAAAAGAGTCACAGTCAAGAACGGTTGACGGTGAAAGTGTAAGTACGGAAGAGATTGGTAACACTGCGGCATTCTTATTAAGCGATATGTCGACGGGAATTACCGGTGATATTATTTATGTTGATAAGGGAGTTCATTTAATTTAA
- a CDS encoding 4'-phosphopantetheinyl transferase family protein — protein MFDVIIKTLDLEKVEIPELHFNLNQQSFAKKYQNAGLDRKKQLWASRYLLAEILNTSFQAVITDGFLGYDQFHRPYISEQSHYSFNISHTENTVVVVVGMDEVGVDIESWDREINLNNPRKVFSPAELNYANDDSRIILKLWTVKEAVLKAAGVGLRVSPNQVLVDLQAHSALFQDQCFNLIDFQIGNQICGTIAQKLGD, from the coding sequence ATGTTCGATGTGATTATTAAAACACTTGATTTGGAAAAGGTTGAAATACCAGAGCTTCATTTTAATTTAAATCAACAATCATTTGCTAAAAAATATCAAAATGCGGGTTTAGATCGGAAAAAGCAGTTATGGGCAAGTAGGTATTTGTTAGCAGAGATATTAAATACTTCATTTCAGGCCGTCATAACGGATGGCTTTTTGGGTTATGATCAGTTTCATCGACCGTACATTAGTGAACAAAGCCATTATTCTTTTAATATAAGTCATACTGAAAATACAGTTGTAGTGGTCGTTGGAATGGATGAAGTAGGGGTTGATATTGAGTCGTGGGATCGTGAGATTAATTTAAATAATCCGCGCAAAGTATTTTCACCTGCCGAATTAAATTACGCTAATGATGATAGTAGAATTATTTTAAAACTGTGGACGGTTAAAGAGGCCGTTTTAAAGGCTGCTGGGGTCGGGCTAAGAGTTTCGCCTAATCAGGTTTTGGTAGATTTACAAGCGCACAGTGCTCTATTTCAAGATCAGTGTTTTAATTTGATTGATTTTCAAATTGGAAACCAAATTTGCGGGACAATCGCGCAAAAATTAGGAGATTAA
- a CDS encoding biotin transporter BioY, whose product MGERSKGTQLLMQSALMLTIIIVLGFIPPISLGFIPVPVVLQNLGIMLAGVLLPFSYSLLTVGGFLALGLVGVPVLAGMRGGFPIFMGPTGGFLVGYLAAAIILPLVFKNQQKSLIINIIKMFLAGIIPMYAFGIIGMALNMHITLIHAFELNMVFLPVDLCKSLLAVLVYERIRIGSFVKSI is encoded by the coding sequence ATGGGTGAAAGAAGTAAGGGAACACAATTATTAATGCAGTCAGCTCTAATGCTGACTATTATTATTGTTCTAGGATTTATTCCACCAATTAGTTTAGGGTTTATTCCAGTTCCGGTAGTTCTGCAGAATTTAGGGATCATGTTGGCCGGAGTTTTGTTGCCATTTAGTTACTCACTACTTACAGTTGGTGGATTTTTGGCATTGGGATTAGTTGGTGTACCAGTACTTGCAGGGATGCGGGGTGGTTTTCCGATTTTTATGGGGCCAACTGGTGGATTCTTAGTAGGATATCTTGCTGCCGCTATCATTTTGCCCTTGGTGTTTAAAAATCAACAGAAGTCCTTGATAATAAATATTATTAAAATGTTTCTAGCGGGCATAATTCCAATGTATGCTTTTGGAATTATCGGTATGGCGCTTAATATGCATATCACATTAATCCACGCGTTCGAGTTAAACATGGTATTTTTACCGGTTGATTTGTGTAAGTCATTGCTCGCAGTTCTAGTGTATGAACGGATTAGGATTGGAAGTTTTGTTAAATCAATATAG
- a CDS encoding glycosyltransferase family 2 protein, with protein MKLSIIVTAFNEEKYINRCLESLLTQKTNYEYEVIVVNDGSTDGTQKIINKYTELDGNKFRAFYKSNSGQRPSRNYGIKKSIGDYISFADADDWVDSSFVEYMCKSADEYNSDVVTCDVHKIFVSKKYRK; from the coding sequence TTGAAACTATCAATCATTGTTACAGCTTTCAACGAAGAAAAATATATCAATCGTTGTTTAGAATCTTTATTAACTCAAAAAACTAATTACGAATACGAGGTGATCGTTGTTAATGATGGTAGTACTGATGGCACACAGAAAATTATTAATAAGTATACGGAGTTGGATGGTAATAAATTTAGAGCATTTTATAAATCAAATAGTGGTCAGAGACCATCTAGAAACTATGGTATCAAAAAGTCGATTGGAGATTATATATCGTTTGCAGATGCAGATGATTGGGTAGATTCTTCGTTTGTGGAATATATGTGTAAATCAGCTGACGAATATAATTCTGATGTGGTAACTTGCGATGTTCATAAAATTTTTGTATCAAAAAAATACAGAAAATGA
- a CDS encoding serine hydrolase → MYCPECGTKNDINAKFCKKCGHKLAVEKKKNDTSQSNAKQSLDGNKNISNIKTQPVISEKRSKKKNHGWLWIILILLVVLIAGVVGWIYIFDSPTSSSSSSDKTTYHSSKTSKAQDGTSSVSASPYKDFSSSSAKGLIASSFDGVSGKNSFYIGPTDTKISPYSQNNAPQRAASDIKIYVMATVFSQMKQNKFDMNDTYTLKDSDKVGGTGKVQNMGDGTKLSMQELMDYMMQDSDNTAANIIIRKLGGLNVVNDEITHLGFKDTKLERYLMDTDALKEGKDNMTSVNDLGTILTDIYNKKLISSSYDEQMLQILNQDEDHSKLLEEIPGSVSTYNKTGDYPDYGVQNDAAILSENGRSYVVVAMLENGSKDDQTSALNDLGKQVYEKYLED, encoded by the coding sequence ATGTATTGTCCAGAATGTGGAACCAAGAATGACATCAATGCCAAATTTTGTAAAAAGTGTGGACATAAATTAGCTGTTGAAAAGAAGAAAAATGATACTAGTCAATCAAACGCTAAACAAAGTCTTGATGGTAATAAAAATATTTCTAATATAAAAACCCAACCGGTGATAAGTGAAAAACGGTCTAAAAAGAAAAATCACGGTTGGCTTTGGATAATACTAATCCTTCTGGTAGTGCTGATTGCTGGTGTTGTAGGTTGGATATACATATTCGATAGCCCTACTTCATCATCTTCTAGCTCTGATAAGACAACTTACCATAGTAGTAAAACAAGCAAGGCACAGGACGGGACTAGTAGTGTTTCTGCATCTCCGTATAAGGATTTTTCGTCTAGTAGTGCTAAAGGACTGATTGCTAGTTCGTTTGACGGTGTTAGTGGAAAGAACTCTTTCTATATTGGACCTACAGATACAAAAATTTCACCCTATAGTCAAAACAATGCTCCCCAACGAGCGGCTAGTGACATTAAAATTTATGTTATGGCGACGGTTTTCAGCCAAATGAAGCAGAATAAATTTGATATGAATGATACATACACTTTAAAAGACTCTGATAAAGTTGGCGGAACCGGGAAAGTTCAAAACATGGGTGATGGTACTAAACTTTCAATGCAAGAATTGATGGATTATATGATGCAGGACAGTGATAACACTGCAGCTAATATTATTATCAGAAAATTGGGTGGACTCAATGTTGTAAATGATGAAATCACGCATTTAGGGTTTAAAGATACTAAATTAGAGAGATATTTAATGGATACAGATGCTCTTAAAGAGGGTAAAGATAATATGACTTCGGTTAATGATTTAGGGACAATTTTAACCGATATTTATAATAAGAAACTCATATCCAGTAGTTATGATGAACAAATGTTGCAAATATTGAATCAGGATGAGGACCATTCTAAACTTCTAGAAGAGATCCCAGGATCTGTTTCAACATATAATAAAACTGGGGATTATCCCGATTATGGGGTTCAAAATGATGCTGCGATTTTAAGTGAAAATGGTCGTTCTTACGTTGTGGTTGCCATGTTGGAGAATGGTAGTAAAGATGATCAGACCAGCGCATTGAATGATTTAGGGAAGCAAGTTTACGAAAAATATTTGGAGGATTAG
- a CDS encoding zinc ribbon domain-containing protein has translation MKFCTNCGAKLEAGAKFCTSCGQPVEQVATENANTVEEKVEPAKVEVLMPSKDKVSKSDEANEPDNKKKATNNSQIVIDKDSLNEGVAKTKNYAQSYWNWVRQSLKTPFDSDEEAHNYYGITTFAIMSFLLSAMVVIPFHTIIEKVNSEASTKIVDPFGFGGFIKYAILFFVIYAVYVGVSYACLQYFSVNDKVNFFEFVNRFAHRFNYTAFALVVMILIELLTIGSFIDGHPSKFIMYVTGILIAASSAGFSIAFFSMFFDQKLKLKIDRIFIALLAFVILSIILLVIMNEFIIPNIENTIITIAGSALGNIESVVQNLFSNI, from the coding sequence ATGAAATTCTGTACTAACTGTGGAGCAAAATTAGAAGCGGGTGCAAAGTTCTGTACAAGTTGCGGACAACCAGTTGAGCAAGTAGCAACTGAGAATGCTAATACGGTTGAGGAAAAAGTTGAACCCGCAAAGGTTGAAGTTTTAATGCCTAGCAAAGATAAAGTTAGTAAAAGTGATGAAGCAAATGAGCCTGATAACAAAAAGAAGGCAACAAATAACTCACAAATTGTAATTGATAAGGATAGTTTAAATGAAGGTGTTGCTAAGACTAAGAATTACGCTCAAAGTTATTGGAATTGGGTTCGCCAGTCACTAAAAACACCGTTTGACTCTGACGAGGAAGCTCATAATTACTACGGAATAACAACTTTTGCAATCATGTCATTCTTATTGTCAGCAATGGTGGTTATTCCATTTCATACGATTATCGAAAAAGTAAATAGTGAGGCAAGTACCAAAATTGTTGATCCGTTTGGTTTTGGTGGATTTATCAAGTATGCAATTCTATTTTTTGTGATTTATGCAGTGTATGTTGGAGTTTCATATGCTTGTTTACAGTATTTCAGTGTTAATGACAAAGTTAATTTTTTTGAGTTTGTTAATCGTTTTGCACACCGTTTTAACTATACAGCTTTCGCACTGGTTGTGATGATACTAATAGAGCTACTAACAATTGGTTCATTTATAGATGGCCATCCAAGTAAATTTATAATGTATGTAACGGGGATACTGATCGCAGCTTCCAGTGCAGGTTTCAGCATCGCCTTTTTCTCAATGTTTTTTGATCAAAAACTTAAACTTAAAATTGACCGAATTTTTATCGCACTATTAGCCTTTGTAATATTGTCAATTATCCTACTAGTTATTATGAATGAATTCATAATTCCAAATATTGAAAATACAATTATTACAATTGCGGGATCCGCACTGGGAAATATTGAGTCTGTTGTGCAGAATCTATTTTCAAATATTTAA
- a CDS encoding zinc ribbon domain-containing protein, giving the protein MDAQKEPIFCPNCGTKLNKKEGFCPNCGFNLTEYFEKQTNKTNEKVAVPQNDQIMTATHKKRVPKWIKILIGIIIVLMAGGYWFGNNYYGKSQQLNRMISSIKHDKNVGSYFYSNDPSLKITNNKMEPFVNMMKNKERLSNFENGLRTSGSAENGFTLKQHGKFWLLFPKYQVLVTSVYANISTNHAGVDMFVNDSKVFTSTSSKQSKKIGPLVPGTYDLKAAGTVGSHKITNENSHDIVYSDQSYDLSLKTVSFNVVGYPESDIYINGKKAGHMGTSGKYKFDEYPWSDGMKVQLRYSLKGSTITSKETPISEDEDGEDVTTEFPDMITKDDADQEISNIFSDVDSISSSGDKSDDLSDYFVNGDSNDDYDQLTEMAKGYYKDDDINSVSYDTKVINVKPSGHDKSDVTYQVKYTFDNSDDDSDDAGEHIQVFEYVATFNKVAAEDDSDNSGFKISSITPGVKVSDRHED; this is encoded by the coding sequence ATGGATGCGCAGAAAGAGCCAATTTTTTGTCCGAATTGTGGTACAAAGTTAAATAAGAAAGAGGGATTTTGCCCAAATTGTGGCTTCAATTTGACGGAGTACTTTGAAAAACAAACTAATAAAACAAATGAAAAAGTTGCCGTCCCTCAAAATGATCAGATCATGACAGCGACTCATAAGAAAAGAGTCCCTAAGTGGATAAAAATATTAATTGGAATAATAATTGTGTTGATGGCTGGCGGATACTGGTTTGGAAATAATTACTACGGAAAAAGTCAGCAACTTAATAGAATGATTTCTTCAATTAAGCATGATAAGAATGTTGGCAGTTATTTTTATTCCAACGATCCTAGCTTAAAAATAACTAATAATAAGATGGAACCGTTTGTTAACATGATGAAAAATAAAGAACGGCTTTCTAATTTTGAGAATGGGCTGAGGACAAGTGGTAGCGCGGAAAATGGCTTTACTTTGAAACAACATGGTAAATTTTGGTTGCTATTTCCTAAGTATCAAGTTTTAGTAACTTCTGTGTACGCCAATATATCAACTAATCACGCTGGAGTTGATATGTTTGTCAATGATTCTAAAGTTTTTACTTCGACTAGTTCAAAACAAAGTAAAAAAATTGGTCCACTCGTTCCGGGCACCTACGATTTAAAAGCAGCTGGGACGGTAGGAAGTCATAAAATAACTAATGAAAATAGCCATGATATTGTATATTCTGATCAAAGCTATGATTTATCGTTAAAAACGGTATCTTTTAATGTAGTCGGGTATCCTGAGTCGGATATTTATATTAATGGCAAGAAGGCTGGACATATGGGAACGTCTGGAAAGTACAAATTTGATGAATATCCTTGGTCCGATGGTATGAAGGTTCAGCTTCGTTATTCATTGAAAGGAAGCACGATTACATCCAAAGAGACTCCCATTTCAGAAGACGAAGACGGTGAAGATGTTACAACAGAGTTTCCGGATATGATTACAAAAGACGATGCAGACCAAGAAATTAGTAACATATTCAGCGATGTTGACTCGATTTCTTCATCCGGTGATAAAAGTGATGATTTGTCAGATTATTTTGTGAATGGTGATTCCAATGATGACTATGATCAGCTTACAGAAATGGCAAAGGGATATTACAAAGATGATGATATTAATTCTGTCAGCTATGATACGAAAGTTATTAACGTAAAGCCTAGTGGTCATGATAAGTCGGATGTTACTTATCAAGTTAAATATACTTTTGATAATTCTGATGACGACAGCGATGATGCGGGTGAACATATTCAGGTGTTTGAATATGTTGCAACCTTCAATAAGGTGGCTGCAGAAGATGATTCTGATAATTCAGGGTTTAAGATTTCTTCAATTACGCCTGGAGTTAAAGTTAGTGATCGACATGAAGATTAG
- a CDS encoding D-serine ammonia-lyase: MSNIDELLSEFPVIKEMQDYQPIFWKNPDYQTVENLPVGIEHVFDAEARFQRFAPYFEVAFPETLPMHGILESPLIELKSMKEVLNAQFEHQIEGDLYLKADNYLPISGSIKSRGGIYEVLKFAEKVAIEHGGLVYGDNYAVLNEEKYHKLFSGYGIAVGSTGNLGLSIGIVASKLGFNTTVHMSADAAQWKKDMLRSKGVNVVEYNDNFTHAITEGRKQAEQEPTTYFIDDEGSYDLFLGYAVAALRLQTQLKAQKIKVDEKHPLFVYLPAGVGGSPSGVAFGLKMVLGKNVHPVFAEPTHIPSVVLGMMTGLNDKISVYDAGIDGITKADGLAVGRPSRIAGKIMKTLLYGIQTFEDQDMMKNVVQLHDSERIDLEPSAASGFTILDSVLGQLKEDGYPLTNASHIVWATGGSMVPEEDMESYLADGRNI, encoded by the coding sequence ATGTCTAATATTGATGAATTACTTTCAGAATTTCCGGTTATAAAAGAAATGCAGGATTACCAACCAATTTTTTGGAAGAATCCGGATTATCAAACCGTTGAAAATTTACCAGTTGGAATCGAACATGTTTTTGATGCTGAGGCACGTTTTCAGCGATTTGCACCCTATTTTGAAGTTGCTTTTCCAGAAACACTTCCTATGCATGGTATTTTAGAATCACCATTGATTGAATTAAAGAGTATGAAGGAAGTATTGAATGCACAATTTGAGCATCAGATAGAAGGAGATCTATATTTAAAAGCCGATAACTATCTTCCAATTTCTGGTTCAATCAAGTCTCGCGGTGGAATTTATGAAGTACTAAAATTTGCTGAAAAAGTTGCAATCGAACATGGTGGTTTAGTCTACGGTGACAACTATGCTGTTTTAAATGAAGAAAAATATCATAAATTATTCTCTGGTTATGGAATTGCAGTTGGTTCAACCGGTAATTTAGGATTATCAATTGGGATTGTTGCTAGTAAATTAGGATTTAATACAACTGTACATATGTCAGCTGACGCGGCTCAATGGAAGAAAGATATGTTGCGTAGTAAAGGGGTAAATGTTGTTGAGTATAATGATAATTTTACACACGCGATTACTGAAGGTCGTAAACAGGCTGAACAGGAACCAACAACATATTTTATTGATGATGAAGGTTCATATGACCTGTTCCTTGGGTATGCGGTTGCAGCCTTGCGTCTGCAAACACAATTGAAAGCACAAAAAATTAAGGTTGATGAAAAACACCCACTCTTTGTCTATCTTCCAGCTGGTGTTGGTGGAAGCCCAAGTGGTGTGGCGTTTGGGTTAAAAATGGTTCTTGGCAAGAATGTACATCCAGTCTTTGCTGAGCCAACCCATATTCCATCAGTTGTGTTAGGTATGATGACGGGATTGAATGATAAGATTTCGGTTTACGATGCGGGTATCGACGGGATTACTAAAGCAGATGGATTGGCTGTTGGTCGTCCTTCAAGAATTGCTGGTAAAATCATGAAAACTTTGCTGTACGGAATTCAAACATTTGAAGACCAAGATATGATGAAAAATGTTGTTCAATTACATGATAGTGAACGAATTGATTTGGAACCATCCGCGGCTTCTGGATTTACTATTCTTGATAGTGTGCTAGGGCAGTTGAAAGAGGACGGTTACCCACTTACTAATGCTAGTCATATTGTTTGGGCAACTGGTGGTAGCATGGTGCCTGAAGAGGATATGGAGAGTTATTTGGCAGACGGGCGAAATATATGA
- a CDS encoding ABC transporter ATP-binding protein, with product MSEQPILELQHVSTIVNKHTSEEMRILNDINLKIYAGDFITLLGSNGAGKSTLFNVIAGNLTADEGLVLLNGKNIAHLSEEKRTKYISRVFQDPKLGTAPRMTVAENLLLAQKRGKTRGLHLRNLNSQMDLFKKLTSSMPNNLDQRLKTPTGNLSGGQRQALSFLMATIKRPDIVLLDEHTAALDPKTSRELMAATEERITEDNLTALMITHHLEDAIKYGNRLLVLHDGQITDDLRGDEKAAATVDTLFEKFEV from the coding sequence ATGAGTGAACAGCCAATTCTTGAACTCCAACACGTTTCAACAATTGTAAATAAACACACGTCTGAAGAAATGCGTATCTTAAATGATATTAATCTAAAAATCTATGCTGGAGACTTCATAACATTATTGGGATCAAACGGGGCCGGAAAATCAACCTTATTCAATGTGATTGCCGGTAACCTTACCGCCGACGAGGGCTTAGTTCTTTTAAATGGTAAAAATATCGCTCATCTCTCTGAAGAAAAACGCACTAAGTACATTAGTCGCGTTTTCCAAGATCCTAAGCTCGGAACGGCACCACGTATGACAGTTGCTGAAAACCTATTACTAGCCCAAAAAAGGGGTAAAACAAGAGGGTTACATCTTCGTAACCTCAACAGCCAAATGGATTTATTTAAAAAACTAACATCAAGTATGCCAAACAATTTAGATCAGCGACTAAAAACACCAACAGGCAATTTATCAGGTGGGCAACGACAAGCCCTGAGTTTTCTAATGGCAACTATCAAAAGACCAGACATTGTATTGCTTGACGAACATACCGCAGCATTGGATCCAAAAACTAGTCGTGAATTAATGGCTGCTACTGAAGAACGAATTACTGAAGATAATTTAACAGCATTAATGATTACTCATCACTTGGAAGATGCGATCAAATATGGTAACCGATTATTAGTGTTGCACGATGGACAAATTACAGACGACCTACGCGGAGATGAAAAGGCTGCCGCCACGGTAGATACTCTGTTTGAAAAATTTGAAGTATAG
- a CDS encoding ABC transporter permease → MNLITSAIGQGLLWGLLGIGLFLTFRILDFPDMTVEGTFPLGAAVSVTAVTHGMNPFLATLLAFLIGMVAGLITGLLYTKGRIPILLAGILVMTACYSVNLRIMGTSNISLLGKQSLFTNHFLESLPQYFDSVFLGFIIIAIVIALLALFLQTDLGQAFIATGDNEKMAKSLGISTDLMKNMGLMISNGLIAIAGALIAQSNGYSDVNMGIGIIVIGLASIIIGEVVFGELTMNQRLIAVVCGSIIYRFVLLLVLKAGFGTNDLNLISSIVLALCLMLPTFRSRFHFKRTLEHGLKTPERKD, encoded by the coding sequence ATGAATTTAATTACATCTGCAATTGGACAAGGTTTACTTTGGGGATTACTTGGTATCGGTCTATTTTTAACTTTCCGAATTCTTGATTTTCCTGATATGACTGTAGAAGGCACATTTCCGCTTGGCGCCGCTGTCAGCGTTACGGCTGTCACACATGGTATGAATCCGTTTCTTGCAACACTGCTTGCCTTCTTAATCGGCATGGTTGCCGGTCTAATAACCGGACTACTTTACACCAAGGGTCGAATTCCTATCTTACTAGCAGGAATTTTAGTTATGACCGCTTGTTATTCTGTAAATTTACGAATCATGGGTACCTCAAATATTTCCTTATTAGGGAAACAATCTTTATTTACAAACCATTTTTTGGAGTCACTACCACAATATTTTGACAGTGTTTTCTTAGGATTTATTATTATTGCTATAGTTATCGCGCTTCTTGCTTTATTTTTACAAACCGATTTAGGACAGGCATTTATCGCAACCGGAGATAATGAAAAAATGGCAAAATCTCTCGGTATCAGTACTGACTTAATGAAAAACATGGGATTGATGATTTCAAATGGACTGATTGCTATAGCTGGTGCTCTAATCGCCCAAAGCAATGGTTACTCAGACGTTAATATGGGCATCGGAATCATTGTTATCGGTCTTGCATCAATTATTATCGGTGAAGTTGTATTCGGAGAATTAACGATGAATCAACGCTTAATTGCTGTTGTTTGTGGAAGTATCATTTATCGTTTTGTTCTATTGCTTGTTTTAAAAGCCGGATTTGGTACAAACGATCTAAACCTAATTTCATCCATTGTCCTAGCTCTTTGTTTAATGTTGCCAACATTCCGTAGCCGTTTCCATTTTAAACGGACGCTTGAACACGGACTAAAAACTCCAGAAAGGAAGGACTAA
- the trpX gene encoding tryptophan ABC transporter substrate-binding protein: MKRMLGFIAAMFIFLGFAFFHESTNGPVTSKKPTVGLLQLMNQPALAQIQSGIYTGLKDEGFHNGKNINIDYQNAQGNQSNLKTMSEKFANENADLAIGITTPSAISLADVMNKTPLVMGAVTDPQGAGLVKNLKKPEKNITGVSDQAPLGEQLDLIQRLMPNMKTLGIIYTSSDNSAVTQYKKFKQLCEERHIKLKVYSISNSNDLNQVSQTMMSSVDAVYVPTDNTIAGAMSTLIKNSDAAKVPVFPAVDSMVKDGGVATYSVNQYKLGVMTGKMAGKLLKGQKISKTPVEFIRYGDLTINLPQAKKMGVHIPDSLIQQAQSKGELIK, from the coding sequence ATGAAAAGAATGTTAGGATTCATCGCTGCAATGTTTATTTTTTTAGGTTTTGCATTTTTTCACGAAAGCACTAATGGACCAGTTACCAGTAAGAAACCTACCGTAGGACTACTTCAGCTCATGAACCAACCCGCTCTCGCGCAAATTCAGTCCGGTATATATACGGGGCTGAAGGATGAAGGTTTTCATAACGGTAAAAATATAAATATTGATTATCAAAATGCCCAAGGTAATCAAAGTAATTTAAAGACAATGAGTGAAAAGTTTGCCAATGAAAATGCCGATCTAGCAATTGGTATTACGACACCCTCTGCAATTTCATTAGCCGACGTTATGAACAAAACTCCACTTGTTATGGGCGCTGTGACTGACCCGCAAGGTGCCGGTCTCGTTAAAAATTTAAAAAAGCCTGAAAAAAATATTACTGGTGTGTCTGACCAAGCCCCCCTTGGAGAACAATTAGATCTTATCCAACGGCTAATGCCTAATATGAAAACGCTCGGTATTATTTATACCTCCAGCGACAATTCTGCGGTCACTCAGTATAAAAAATTCAAACAACTTTGTGAAGAACGGCACATTAAGTTAAAAGTGTACTCAATCTCAAATTCAAACGATCTAAATCAAGTCTCACAAACAATGATGTCTTCGGTAGATGCTGTTTATGTGCCAACTGATAATACTATTGCTGGAGCAATGTCGACTCTAATTAAAAACTCCGATGCTGCAAAAGTTCCCGTTTTCCCTGCTGTTGATTCAATGGTAAAAGATGGGGGAGTTGCCACTTACAGTGTTAATCAGTACAAACTTGGTGTTATGACTGGAAAAATGGCAGGTAAATTGCTCAAGGGTCAAAAGATTTCCAAAACTCCCGTTGAATTTATCCGTTATGGTGATCTAACCATCAACCTGCCACAAGCTAAAAAAATGGGTGTTCATATTCCTGACAGCTTAATTCAACAGGCACAATCGAAAGGAGAGTTAATCAAATGA